In Dermatophagoides farinae isolate YC_2012a unplaced genomic scaffold, ASM2471394v1 contig8, whole genome shotgun sequence, the genomic stretch AAAACGTTTCTTTTTCGTAAGGCAGCTCAAAATGGATTTTTGCGTCGAGCTTATCCACGCTTATACAACGAAATAAAACGTCTGAACTCACAATACTTATATCTTTTTGGTCCATATAATAACAGAAAGAAATTAATCTTCtgtaataattgtttttcccTGTTAACAaataacatttttcttttaaattgtcaaaaagcagataaattaattttgctGTGTAAAagtcattttcaaatataattttGGAAGCGCTGAAATCAGCGCatatgttgattatttttatcaataacaAGAGTATAACCAATTTTGCTGGAAAGTCTGCCCACTTAGTAAAAGCAGCATCGCCTTGCAGCATCGACTTTAGAGCTAAACCATTTTGAACTAATTTTTCTGTATGTGCCTCGAGCCTTTTAGAGCCAAAAACTGAAAACATGATCAAAATAAGTTTTTCCAAAGTCAATTCAGTTTTTGTACTGATTACGAACACGTGTGATTTGAATCGAAACTTAAAAGACAGATTAACAATATTCGGTAAATCAACATACTGAACCCTATACTCAGGACACATGAGGAGAACCTCCTTAATATCGATAATTTCGCCGGGAGTTCcagattcaaattcaaaataaaaacatttcattgtGTTTTCGCCGCGCATTCTGTCTTCATTTTGAAAGTCCAATGTGTTTAAAAGACacgataaatttttcactgAAACCCAAAAGTTTAAAAAGATTAACTTTGGAAACAAAGAAAGCGAACTGACGAAACGTTTAAACGCAGTGTTTTGCTTACCTGGCGACAGAGTGAAGCTGGTATCAGTTTCTGTGCACAGTATGGCGTGTAAATATTTTATACTAAAAGCAGTTCTTTTTTTAATAAGTTCgagaaatgaataaaaactgTTGTATGTAAAAACCATGATTGTTGGGTTTAAACTTGTGAATGTTTTTATAAGTTCATCAACTGTAACGCTCTGTCCAATGTAAAAGACGTCGTAATTGAGACCATGTTTTTTCAGAGTTTTCaacaatgattttgtttgtgcaATGCAATGTTCTAAAGAACTACATAAAACACAAATGGATAAATTTAGCGATAGCTGCGGGGATTCTAGCTCGCGCGAGGCGAAAtggtttttaattttatttttgttttctttctgaAGTATCTGTGCAACTAAATCTGATAACATCTGTAGCCGCAAATTACTATCAATAATCCTGCAAACAGAGCCTAAAATCTATACGCTAAACTTTGTACGTACATGttgtattgattattttatcataatTCATTAATGCAATTATCTAAACTGTGCGTGGAAATCTACTCTACTAAAATTTTGTcatcttcgttttttttcttaatttatATTCctattaaaataaaaactaatTTACTTAGAATAGCAGAAATTAAGTAGCAAAACTAGTTTATTTTTGCATAGCTTGGCACAAAGTATTGCACTAAGCCAACTTACTCAACACTTGACAATAGTAAAGATGAATGTGATCTAAAAGCTCAATCAGAGAAtactaaaaaaatttttttttttaaacttaCTTTAATTTGTAAAGAGTCGCATCGTTTTTGTGCTTCTTTCTgacataaaattttttttgctgtagTTAAAATTTggcttttttgttgtttcaactCGTTGAGCAACAGATTGAGTTGATCAAAGTCTATATTTCGAATTTCGTTTATGCCTCGGAGAAAATCGAATTTGTGATTTTCAGCATCGTCTGTCTTAAACGAGTCTTGGTTTAACAGTTCTTTTAATTTAGTAAGTAACTTTTCGTGTGTAGGATTACCTAAAAGCAGATTTTTATGTGTCTCTTGGCCGTTTAGTGAAAATTCTCTAATTGCGACAAAAAAAGCGCCAGCCTGAAATAAGCAGTAATCCAGCAGCTGAGGTAAGCATTTTACATTTCCATTAAGTGCTTGTTCCAAAAATCCGCAAAACTGAGGATCAagaatatgtttttttttaaatgaatcaattatcTGAAAACACTTGTTCGACAGCTCAAGTATCGTCTTATTTACTTTGAGAAATGCCATGAATAATTGAACACCTAACTGATAACGTAACAATAATTGCTGTTTGTTCCCAACTAACTGACATATCAATGTATGGACAAGCGCTAGCCATTGAGACATGGCTTTTAATCCATATGAATATTCAAAAgcatttttaaacaaaaataagTGCTGGTCAATAtaatcaacagaaaaatatataatagcttcgttttcaaatgtttcacTTCCACTGTCAATAATTTCTTCGACTGTTGATAGATACATTTTAAACTGAGAATGAtcagaaataaataaagctGTTAAACGCAATAAATGAACACGATATTGATAAATATTAGACTTTTCTAAAAATAGTTGCATCGATTCGTCGAAACTACTAGCCTTAGACAACGATGTTAAAGAACATATATATTTAGACAAGTAGCCTTTCAAATGATCGATTTCAGCCATTTCGCGTGAATaacaatatttatttttctacagaaaaaaaataacagtaATAgttagaataaaaaaacatacataaCGGTTAAAAAGTTTTGCTCTCGTTGTTGTTACAAAAATCTAGTTGTCGATTTgtgttgattttattatgCTATAGCATGTCTAATCAAGTTGAGAGTCAAAAAACAGAAACTGCTCAAATCGCTTCCTCGGAAAGCAATGATTATTCTTTGTTTGGCGACGAACCAGCTCAGACAACGAATAAAGATTCCGACGAAGAGTACGTGCCGTCTGAAGAAGAAATTTTACCGGAAGAATATATAATTCCCGAATACAGTGAAGTTAAAACCAATCTGTCGAATAGATCGGTCTCATCGAATTTCGATGAACTTGtatcaaaacgaaaaaaactcCGAGAAACATTAGAAAAAGGAGTCTCTCACGAAATATTTCAACAAACCAGCGCTAATCTCTTAAAAAGTATGCACATCGCTTACACTAAAGACAAGGCtcttctggaaaaaaataaaatagccTTGAACCGACTCGAATTCTTAGATATTTTAGAGACTAAAATTAAGGATTCTACGTTTTTATACTCACTGCTCTCACGGGATTTAATATCCTATTTGACGGACTGGCTGTTTTCTCCCGTTTCGACAGAAAACAATATTGTGATTGCAAGTTTGGCTATACGAACCAAAATTTACGATATTCTAAGTGAATTTACAATTCCACTAAATTTTATCAAAGATTCGAAATGTGGAGAAAGGCTTTTGTACGTTTGGCACCACCCGGACGAAATTTCTAGCAATAAAAGCAAAATTCGAAACATAGTCAAACAAATCTATAAACAAATATTAAAGCTACATAGTAAAATGACTAATTAGTTAACGGTATAAACGTGTAATAATTCATAGGTTGAGCTGGTAGAAATGTGTCACAAATGCACCAAGcttatattgtttttgtcataatattacatcatcatgactGAAACAGCTGGTCACAGACGCAAATCTCAAATTTTAGCTTATGCGGATGTTGACAGCGATGAAACCGATTTTttaagaaacaaaatgataaaactTATTGTACAATGGAGTCAACTATTAGAATGTTACCTAACAAATAGAGAAGATCTCAAAAAAGTTTGCACAGACATAGTCAACGTTTATTTAGCCTGGAAAAATGCCAGCAAAAGTAATTACCATGACAAAATCAAGTTTCGAAGAACAAGCGTGGTTACAAATGTCGAGCTAATATTGCCAACTACAATTCAAGGCTACGAGGAAGAACTGAATTACCTCGTAACAAGCATTGGATTGCTAATGTTATTGAAATATGGCGATCCGACAACCGAATTATACGTATCTGCCATAGAGGAgctgaaaaaagaaaacaacataaatgacaatgagatgaacaaatttttaacTGCAGCCTTGGTCATTTCATTGTCGAAATTTTGGGAAgtacaatcaaaaatcagCACTGAAAAACAAGCAATCATTGAATCTTTGATAGATTACACCGATGTTATAAAGTCAGAACAAATAGAAGACTCAGCCACTATAAAAGGTGTAAAGTGGATCGATTTAGATGAAGAAGCTATTCTTAATCGAGAAACGAGGAATGAATATATTAGACTATTAACTTTACCCAGCGAAGCTCGGAATCATACAATAGATCTATTGCTGAATTTTATTCAGTCGAAAAATGACACTATATCAGAAAAATTCTATCACGACATTTCTAAAGCTTTTGACAGATGGTGTGCAGAAGCTCAGTTTATTGAAGACACACCATTGCTAGGTCCAGACAGGTTAGCTCATAAAATATCTCGTCTTGAGCAAAAGCTCACGGTCACCATGTGCAATTTAATACTACTAATAAAACATCATTTTGAAGACCGTGTGTCGGTTGCTCTGATTTCATTGTTAAATACAGatacaaacgaaaaaagaacTGCTCAACTTTGGGCTCTAACCATAAAGCAGTTTGAAAGTTTATATGTTAATATTAGAATATGCAAAAGACGTAGAGAATCTATAGGGGTCGTATTGAACAATCCAAATGTAGTTTCTGAACCGTTAATTACACCTGCATCGGCTTTACTAGCTGTGGCTAAAGCAGCATTTGATTACTAATAGGTTCCTTTTATATACGCTTCGAAAATACATGTATTTATAACTGTTATATGTTTAAATTTTACTCTATTTATCTATAAAATAATTCATAAAGCATGTAtcaaataaaacgaaaactTAATCAAACTGAACGAGTTATCGAAACGGATTGTATAGTTGAGTTTGTACAAAGATTTAGTTTGTAATTTACTTTCTCAAACGTTTAGCACTGACGACTTTAATTACATCACAGTAATCTGATAAGTGGTTGTAAAGTTTTTTTGCCTTTTCACGATCCCTCATTATATATGTTTGTAGGTATTTGCGTCCTCGCAACTTGAACTtggtaataattttgttgttttctctGTGCTCAACGACACGGATAGTTTTGCGAATTTTGTCACAGCCAAAAATGCAAGCTTCGACAAACTCTTTGAGATTCAAGATTTCTTTTGTCATGACgaaaaataatattaatttatcgattaaggaacaaaaaaatagacaaaacaataatcacCAACatactttgaaaaaaaatataactaATGAAAATGTGGCCAAAACGACATTTAAGCTTGTGTTTTAGGTTTTTGTAAATATCTGATAGCTGGCAAAACTTTACCTTCAAGGAGTTCGAGAGATGCTCCACCACCAGTTGAGATGTGGCTCATTTTTTCAACTGCTCCTGCTCTTCTGACGAGAGCGGCTGTGTCTCCACCACCGACTATGCTGAGAGCACCATTTGCAGTTGCTTCGGCAACGGCGCTGACGAACGCAAGTGATCCAGCAGCGAAACTGGCCATTTCTGAAACTCCTTGTGGGCCGTTCCATATAATAGTTTTTGCGCTCTTTATCAATTTAGCTGCATCTTCTCGTGATTTGGGACCGCAGTCTAAACCTTCAAATCCGTCTTTGATACCAGTTTCAAAAGTCGCAGATTCTATAATACCGTCTTCACCGTACTTGCTGCTGATAACAAAATCTTTTGGAAGTAATATCTGGACATTCTTTTCCTTTGCTTTATCCATAATCTTGTGTATAATTTTGCTTCCTTCTTCGTCCCACAAAGAGTTTCCAATGGGCATGTTGTATAATACTTTGAGGAATGTATATGCCATACCTCCACCGATAATCATGCAATCAACTTTGTCAAGAAGGTTTTCAATCAGAGCAATCTTATCTCTGATTTTGGCTCCACCGAGAATAGCCAAGAATGGTCGTTCTGGTGAGTTCAATgctttgttgaaaaatgatatttCCTTTTCCATCAATAAGCCGACGCATTTGATTGGTACATCGACTCCTACAACGGAAGAATGAGCTCTATGGGCAGTTCCAAAAGCGTCGTTGCAATAAACATCACCTAATCGTGAAAGTTTTCTGCGGAATTCGGCCACGGCTTCAGGCTTACAAGCAATCTTTCTCTTTTCCTCTGTTACTATCTTTCCTTCTTCTTCGGGGTGGAAACGTAAGTTTTCAAGTAATATTATTGATCCTTCAGGAGCTTTTTCACAGGCTTCTTCAACGTCCTTGCCAACACagtcattcaaaaaaatgacttcACGGTTCATCAGTTTCTCTAATTCTATTGCAACAGGCTTCAAAGAATATTTGAGGTTTCTAACTCCATCGGGTCGTCCACAGTGAGACATCAAAATTACTTTCTTTGCTTGTTTTTcggaaatcaaattgattgttggAAGTGACTCAACGATTCTAGTGTTGTCATCAACCACTCCGTCTTTAAGCGGAACGTTAAAATCAACTCTAACCAACACTCGAGATCCTTTTAAATCAGTGTCTCTAACGTTTTGAATGTTATCAAGCGAgcacatttttattatctaaactaaaaaatcttattattataaattacTAATAATgcgtttcaaaaaaatatattccaaaattattttatagaTATTTGTGTTATAAGTATTAATTTACGCGGAATTATTTtgtaaatatttatttacacGCATTATATAACTAAactttaaatttaaaatgaaatttattatagggttttaaaaaatctaataccaaaaaaaaacattttgatcatttattaatttatcGCAacagatcaaaaaaatttctaataGATATCAATTGGTGTGGGTGTAAATAAATATGCATCTGACTCTGGCAAATAATATTTAGACTACTATGTCTagtaattttaaaaaaaacacgtgaGTAATTAATGCGAACAAACCATAAAAATAAGATATGGACCGGTCATTCATATGTATAACGATGTTTAATGAGCGATTGTTTTAAAATGAGCCAGGATAAATAACTGATGACCAAACGTGCATGGTTTCAGTTACGGCTCAGTTAACAACTTTTGGTTCgtcatttatataaaaacaattaaaagtAAATGATATACTATTAACTTCGTGatctaaaaaattttatttggttATAAAAACATTGGAAGCACGCGTAAAGCAATAACCACCTTTTAACGTAGTGTTATTATATTAAATCATTGCAATGACAAAAGAGTCTGCTCGACTTTTTATCATTTCCTTGTTTTCAATaagttttaaaaatttattagtATTTGATATTAGATATGTATTTTAAAcagtttcaaaaattttttcaacgtCATATtaaagtagaaaaaatttcctagattatttcacattttaattttttactCGTATAtatgttttaaaaaaaagaaatcaaaaaaagaactTAAGTAGATCAATGAATTGTTATGTTACAAAGTTTGATAATTGTCAGCCAAGTATGCATTTTTGCCACAACGAACCGAATCAGTCATCTCTCGTACTTACTTTTCTCATTGTTCATTTACTAATTACAATTTAACTGGTTTTCTGTTCTTTTTTGCTTGAAATTCAGCTATACAACAGCTATAGATTTGCGAATTACAgtacaaattatttttatatctACATTTCGAAGTTTATATATAATCAAgaaatacaatttttttgcccCGTTTAaatgtattattattgtaagcaaagtttttttttttataaaaatttgaaataaacatGTAATATGCTTTGATACtttcacaataataaattgatgaaaataaaactgaTTAAGAGAAGCGTAGTTCAAAGTTGCTTTTCACTTTTAGCAAACGCACTTGTAGCAACAGTAAAGTTTGATACTACAAAAATTCTCGAAATAAATGGGAAAAACGGAGCGTCGGAAAAGCCTGATGCAAATCCAAACGTTACTTCCCACATATCTATTGAACCGAATGATACTCCGGTAGattctaaaaaaattttcaagctGCCCAACTCACCAGATAAAACACAGTTTCCCGTGATAAAATCATCTTTAGTTTTCTCTTCTGAATATGCCATAGATGAAATAGAGCcgcaatcaattaatcaatcttCTACAGGACtttcaaaaaacaacgataCAAAGAACTCTCAAAATAACGTATCTTGTCCGGCTTTACAATTTATGTCTGATAACTTACTGAAATTAGAAACTTCAAATGCTTATGATATTACACGCGATAGTAATAGTCCTGTTACAACTATTTCAGTGCTCGATCGGTATAACTACGATTTGTTTTTCCCCACTCATGATCTCGTTACTGAAGAAGTCACTACTTTGATCAGCAAAAAAGTAAAATATTTTATCGAGCAAGTATTTGATCgggcaaaaaaaagcaatctAGTTGATGAAATTAGTCTATTCAACAATagcaaatttatttttaaattgcCCAAAAATCTTATTAATACAGAAAACACAGATTCAAATTACAAACTTAATAATATTATCGCTGTACCTTCAACTATGATAATTGCAAGGTCGTACAGTAGTTCGTTTGACCGACGTAAGTTAAATTTCAAACTGAAAAAGCTCAGACGAACTCATTCATTGTCCAGCCCAGATGTGGCCATGTATGCACTTCTCAACGATGACTataaaaaatcttttaaaTCAAGCGCTAAGCAATTTAAGATAGCTTGTTCCATTGTGTTGCTTTTGTCGGCCATTGTTAGTgccataatgataaattattatcttgATGAGAcatttattgaatcaatctgCACTATTTTCAAATCTTTAGTATTTATATTAagtatattttttatttacatgGGTTATTTATTCGTAGTTTATTTATTGCCTCTGTCttagaaaaagagagattATTCTTAGTtaaatacaaataataacaaataacATTATTTAGAATTATTAATTCTAAATAATGTTCTTAATTAAACTTAACTAAGTAAAAGTCAGCCTGATA encodes the following:
- the LOC142598122 gene encoding putative phosphoglycerate kinase, which produces MFINGKSLDKLNLKGSRVLVRVDFNVPLKDGVVDDNTRIVESLPTINLISEKQAKKVILMSHCGRPDGVRNLKYSLKPVAIELEKLMNREVIFLNDCVGKDVEEACEKAPEGSIILLENLRFHPEEEGKIVTEEKRKIACKPEAVAEFRRKLSRLGDVYCNDAFGTAHRAHSSVVGVDVPIKCVGLLMEKEISFFNKALNSPERPFLAILGGAKIRDKIALIENLLDKVDCMIIGGGMAYTFLKVLYNMPIGNSLWDEEGSKIIHKIMDKAKEKNVQILLPKDFVISSKYGEDGIIESATFETGIKDGFEGLDCGPKSREDAAKLIKSAKTIIWNGPQGVSEMASFAAGSLAFVSAVAEATANGALSIVGGGDTAALVRRAGAVEKMSHISTGGGASLELLEGKVLPAIRYLQKPKTQA